Proteins from one Paenibacillus amylolyticus genomic window:
- a CDS encoding lipopolysaccharide assembly protein LapA domain-containing protein gives MKMQWALIAGLVFALLTGIFAVINVDSVQVNLLFNTVQIPLILLILGCTLIGGIIVGSYGIYRQYRLQRENKQLKLRVTELENSTASNASFDSYKTMDSLDSTVPDNLTENDSIQSQRKGNPTGTL, from the coding sequence ATGAAAATGCAATGGGCGCTCATAGCAGGTCTTGTTTTTGCACTGCTCACGGGAATCTTTGCCGTTATTAATGTAGATTCCGTACAAGTGAACCTGTTATTCAACACTGTTCAAATCCCGTTAATTTTGCTGATTCTCGGTTGCACCCTGATCGGTGGAATTATTGTAGGTTCATATGGCATTTATCGCCAATACCGACTGCAACGCGAGAACAAACAATTGAAATTGCGTGTAACTGAATTGGAAAATTCGACAGCAAGCAACGCTTCGTTCGATTCTTATAAAACGATGGATTCGCTTGATTCAACTGTACCGGACAACCTAACGGAGAACGATTCGATCCAGAGTCAGCGCAAAGGAAACCCTACGGGGACATTGTAA
- a CDS encoding ABC transporter permease — protein sequence MKWLEKKSVSIPLLWVTVILIWQLGALIYGPDVIPGPWDTILGAHELIADGTLMQYIGISFTRVLAGWVLGSIIAIPVGLIIGKVHIIRLFAEPFLNFIRFIPPIAFITLFLVWFGIGEQSKIALIMYATFFIVVLNTLTGVLSVEEDKIRSARSMGANERQILLHVIVPATTPYIFTGVRLAMGTSYMAIIGAEMIAANEGVGYLIWNSRLFFRTDWIFVGLISLGFMGFLTDRLFNWFGRRVLYRYGVVGGAKRV from the coding sequence ATGAAATGGTTGGAAAAAAAATCGGTGTCCATCCCGCTCCTGTGGGTAACGGTCATCCTGATCTGGCAGCTGGGTGCCCTCATCTATGGGCCTGACGTAATCCCTGGCCCCTGGGATACGATCCTGGGAGCACATGAACTGATTGCGGACGGTACGCTGATGCAGTATATCGGAATCAGCTTCACACGTGTACTGGCAGGCTGGGTACTCGGAAGCATCATTGCTATTCCGGTAGGGTTGATTATTGGCAAGGTGCATATCATTCGGCTGTTCGCCGAGCCATTCCTTAACTTTATACGGTTTATCCCGCCGATCGCCTTTATTACCTTATTCCTGGTGTGGTTCGGTATTGGAGAGCAATCCAAGATTGCGCTCATTATGTACGCAACGTTCTTCATTGTTGTGCTAAATACCTTAACAGGTGTGCTCTCCGTTGAGGAAGACAAAATCCGGTCGGCACGCAGTATGGGAGCCAATGAACGGCAGATTCTGCTGCATGTGATTGTTCCGGCGACAACTCCGTATATTTTCACAGGTGTGCGCCTGGCAATGGGAACCTCTTATATGGCCATCATTGGTGCAGAGATGATTGCCGCAAATGAGGGAGTGGGTTACCTGATCTGGAATTCAAGGCTCTTTTTCCGGACGGACTGGATCTTTGTCGGGTTGATTTCCCTGGGGTTCATGGGATTCCTGACGGATCGATTGTTCAACTGGTTTGGTCGCAGGGTACTTTACCGATATGGGGTCGTTGGCGGTGCGAAGCGGGTCTGA
- a CDS encoding ABC transporter substrate-binding protein, with product MTRLNGVYIVRKPSIITGVLIAFLATALLLSGCSSNAAGSGPKDAAGKNADNVKIRIADTSTNPTFRVAIAKGFFEKRGIDAESITFGSPAEGVNALFIKQVDIAYGADFPVLNALAKGEYSVIASAGQATDEAATAWKLYARDDIQNGADLKGKKVSFIRGTFIPYLWDEYLKDQGLTLNDVTQIGQGAFDESYIALKQGDLDATWVIGSALTDKFDALEGVHQLTDMSQTPVRLGMGLISNNEFIQANPETVSDFLAALDEASSYAQAHPEEVADLMYQETKQPKEATLKDLPINPWEVGFTQAAYDSLAGQKQYMVENGIIEQDFDLDNKLNLTFLQQALPEKVTYSK from the coding sequence ATGACTAGATTGAATGGGGTGTATATTGTGAGAAAACCATCCATAATTACTGGCGTATTGATAGCATTCCTGGCTACGGCACTCCTATTATCCGGGTGCAGTTCAAACGCGGCAGGATCTGGGCCCAAAGATGCTGCCGGTAAAAATGCCGATAATGTCAAAATCCGAATTGCAGATACAAGTACCAACCCCACGTTCCGGGTAGCCATTGCCAAAGGTTTTTTTGAAAAACGGGGCATTGATGCCGAGAGTATTACGTTTGGCTCACCGGCTGAAGGTGTAAATGCATTATTTATCAAACAGGTGGATATTGCGTATGGCGCAGATTTCCCCGTATTAAATGCATTGGCTAAAGGAGAATATTCAGTCATTGCTTCCGCTGGTCAGGCTACGGATGAAGCGGCAACGGCCTGGAAGCTATATGCAAGGGATGATATTCAGAATGGAGCGGATTTGAAAGGTAAGAAAGTGAGCTTCATTCGAGGTACATTTATTCCGTATCTATGGGACGAATATTTGAAAGATCAGGGATTAACGCTGAATGATGTGACGCAAATTGGTCAAGGGGCTTTTGATGAGTCCTACATTGCACTGAAACAGGGAGACCTTGATGCCACTTGGGTCATAGGTTCTGCGTTAACGGATAAATTCGACGCACTTGAAGGGGTACATCAGCTGACGGATATGTCCCAGACCCCTGTACGCCTCGGTATGGGATTGATATCGAATAATGAATTTATTCAGGCGAACCCCGAAACGGTAAGTGATTTTCTTGCGGCGCTTGATGAGGCATCCTCGTATGCCCAGGCGCATCCTGAAGAAGTCGCGGATCTGATGTATCAGGAGACGAAACAACCTAAAGAGGCCACGTTAAAAGACCTTCCGATCAATCCATGGGAAGTTGGATTTACGCAGGCCGCTTATGACAGTCTAGCAGGTCAGAAGCAATATATGGTGGAGAACGGAATCATTGAACAGGATTTTGATCTCGACAACAAACTCAATCTGACCTTTCTACAGCAGGCTCTGCCGGAAAAAGTGACATACAGTAAATAA
- a CDS encoding TetR/AcrR family transcriptional regulator, with protein MSTVHGDKSEAILDAAYGIFGSKGFYETKMSDIADEAGIAKGTIYLYFKSKEQLFIAVSKRDCNGFISRLEHALNSHENTGDKLGAIAKTHLTYYYERRNHTKLFFMAPNNDPDLMQFMKEFMNQYMSMVCEVLESASVPEPVLLAKSYIGILDRLKMDIMLNPEFNEEDLNKRIAFSAALFLDGCRSFLKT; from the coding sequence TTGAGCACGGTACATGGAGACAAATCGGAGGCCATTTTGGATGCAGCCTATGGTATTTTTGGCTCGAAAGGTTTTTATGAGACCAAAATGTCGGATATTGCAGACGAGGCTGGCATCGCAAAAGGCACCATTTATTTATATTTCAAAAGCAAGGAACAATTATTTATCGCGGTATCCAAGCGAGACTGTAACGGCTTTATCAGTCGTCTTGAACATGCGTTGAACTCGCACGAGAACACAGGTGATAAACTTGGGGCAATAGCGAAGACACACCTAACGTATTATTATGAGCGCCGCAATCATACCAAGCTCTTTTTTATGGCACCCAATAATGATCCGGATCTGATGCAATTCATGAAAGAGTTCATGAATCAATATATGAGCATGGTGTGTGAAGTGCTGGAGAGTGCAAGTGTACCTGAGCCGGTCTTGTTGGCCAAATCGTATATTGGGATTCTGGATCGTCTGAAGATGGATATTATGCTTAATCCTGAGTTCAACGAAGAAGATCTGAACAAGCGAATTGCCTTCTCGGCAGCGTTGTTTCTGGACGGGTGCCGGTCCTTTTTGAAAACGTAA
- a CDS encoding DUF92 domain-containing protein, with translation MDWIIGAVCACMVAGAAYAKKSLTLSGCLAAIMMGTIYYGAGNLFWFGTLLLFFITSTLLSRYRKDRKQELEKSYAKSGNRDAGQVMANGGMGMFLCLGYWIFPHPAWVYAFIGVMATVTSDTWATEFGSLSRKPPRSVLTWRVLTPGASGGVSLLGTVAAAAGGALIGAGAFFFSWIGGIEGLGLFSWTFVGLIGGLAGAFADSYLGATVQKMYRCTVCGREVEVHEHCGHPTVRARGWSWMSNDLVNVLSSVIGGCVAIGLGNILAL, from the coding sequence ATGGATTGGATTATTGGCGCCGTATGCGCTTGTATGGTGGCAGGTGCTGCCTATGCGAAAAAGTCGCTAACCCTGTCTGGCTGCCTGGCAGCCATCATGATGGGAACGATATATTACGGAGCGGGTAACCTGTTCTGGTTTGGCACGTTATTGTTGTTCTTCATCACTTCAACATTGCTCTCCAGGTATCGCAAAGATCGGAAGCAGGAGCTGGAGAAATCCTATGCCAAGTCAGGAAATCGGGATGCCGGGCAAGTGATGGCTAATGGTGGGATGGGCATGTTCCTGTGTCTGGGATACTGGATATTTCCACATCCGGCATGGGTATATGCTTTCATCGGTGTCATGGCTACCGTTACATCGGATACATGGGCAACCGAGTTTGGGAGTCTCAGTCGCAAGCCGCCGCGCTCTGTTCTCACCTGGAGGGTACTTACACCAGGTGCTTCAGGAGGTGTCTCACTACTCGGCACCGTGGCTGCAGCCGCAGGCGGGGCTCTGATTGGTGCGGGAGCATTTTTCTTTTCATGGATCGGCGGGATCGAAGGGCTTGGTCTGTTTAGTTGGACTTTTGTCGGCCTGATAGGTGGTTTGGCAGGGGCTTTTGCCGATTCCTATCTGGGCGCAACGGTGCAGAAAATGTATCGTTGTACCGTTTGTGGCCGAGAAGTTGAGGTACATGAACATTGCGGACATCCAACGGTTCGTGCTCGTGGCTGGTCTTGGATGAGCAACGACCTGGTTAACGTGCTTAGTTCGGTTATCGGAGGATGTGTGGCGATAGGTTTAGGTAACATTTTGGCGTTGTAA